aaaaaatctacgaGTATTTAATGCATTGCAGTTACAGATATATggcataaaaaattgttattaaagtTGTTTTAATTAAGAGAAAACATTCTAGTATTTAGCGGTATCGGTGAAACCAGTTTCAAAGTCCAAGAGAGTGGCCTAAGTCGTTATAATGCAGCAGCGTCAACAATGGATTAGGGAAGCAACGACcaactttaatttaatattaaagttgatcttttttttttttctttctttcttttttttttttttttttttttcatcattttatacttttgatattaatttatgtgaaagaaatttattatactCAATTAAACTGTCGTTTGACGGATATTTACTTAAGTGAATTAGCGAGAACATCCCGACGTTTACCCCAAGGTCCTTCTGGCGTAGCAACAGATACTTGATTCGAATCATGGCCTACAAATGTCGGAAAGTCTGCTACACTAGCAGTGTCTGGAGCATTTCTTGGCTGCTGTGATAGTTGTTGTTGCTCCCATGGGCCTCCTTTTACTACAAAACCTGAATCACTTTCGTTGCTGCCAAGAGGTCGGTCGGATTCATGTTTACCCCCACGGATTGACTTAGTACGTTCACGATCCTCAAGATCTTGCAActggaattaaaaatatttatattagtttttaatttaaagagaaaaaaaaaagaaaaaaaattaaacttacaTATTCATACTCTAAATTCAAAAGATGTTCGCGTGCATCAGTGACATTTTCTTCACTGCCGATAATAACGACTAGATCAGGATCTGAGTCAGTTTTTCGTGGAAATTTAATCTCAACCTTATAATCTTCCATTATCCTGCGTATATTTTTACCACGCGCACCAATAAATCGTGAATGGACAGCAGAATCGattttgatttcttctttAGTTAAACCATTAACAATCTTTAGAATTTCTTCTTTAGCTTCatgagtatttttttcaaatccaGTGATAGTTATGATATTTTCTTCAGGATCTCCTTTTTTAGGAAAATCGACTTGTACATCAAAATCAgtacgaatttttttaataactacaCCACCACGGCCAATTAGTTTTGGATGAAATTCTGGACTAACTTCAAACTTTAATTCGTATGATTTAAGTGCTCGTTCTTGTCGTTTAGCTTCTAAGTCTTCAACACGTTCTAAAATAGCTTGTTTAGCCTCTTCAATATTTGCAGGAGCACCGCAAATTTCAATATAATCTCTCTTTTGATCAGCAGGTGACATGTTAATATGAACGTCATACTTAGACATGAGTACACGTACATCACGACCAGATTTACCGATAATAAGACGATGAAGATCAAATGGTACATCAACTTGGACAGTTATTGGTACTAGATCTAACAACGCCTTCTTAGCTTTCTCAACATTTTCTGGCTGTCCAGTAATACGAATAATATCACAAGGAGGTGGATTGTGATTCATTTCAGTCTCTTCATTTTTATCACCATTGATCTGTTGTTCATGTTGTGGCTCTTGCAGAGATTGTTCATCATGATTTATTTGTTCACGTTCTGGGAATTTAATCTGTACATCATATTCAGATGTGACCATCTGTACCTTACTTCCTTTAGAACCCATAACTGTTCGGTGATGTACTTGCGGGATAATACATTcaatagtaatttttgattCCAATTCATGAACAATTTCTCGCATACGTTGTTGAGCTGCTTCTATGCACTCTttagaaccttttaaaataactCGGTCGCTGTCAACGCCAGCACGTGGGAATGAAATCTGCAAACCACCACATTCATCAGCAATACGAGCTAATACACCACCACGACGAGCAACAAAGTATTTGTGATGTTTAGGATCGATAGTTATTTCATCTTCAACAATATTTCCAATTTCTTTAATTGTCGACTCCAGCTCAGCTTTAGCTTTTTCTACGGCTTCTTTCTTACCAATAATCGTTATAATTTCAGGATCCTCGTCTTTGTCAGTCGGGAACACTACACGAGCACCCGTTGattctcttatttttttaatatttgctCCTTGACGACCAATTATAAATCTGTGATATATTGTCTTAGCCCGAACAGTGTCCGAAAAACTCATCAATTGTTTTTCATTCGTCTGTTCAAGTAATTGTTGTTTTGCCTTCTCAACGTCTTCTTTAACACCACGTATTATAACCTTATCACTTTTACTTTCTGCAGTTGGAAATTTAATAGTTACCCCACCGCAATCCTCCATTAttgaatgaattattttaccGCCAGTGCcaataagaaaattataatattttggagGTATAATAACTTCTTCTTCTACAACGTTACTCATTtcattttggatttttttaatcatatcaCGTGCCATTTCAACATTTTCCTTTTTACCTGTGATTACAATAACTTCATCAGCAGAGCCCTCAGATGGTAATTCTATTTTAGTTTGAGTTTCTTCACGTATTTTACGTATATTCATCCCACCACGAccaatgataaatttatgaaattgcTTGTAAATTGGTACTTCTATTGAATAACTATTTTCATCAAGTTCTTTAGCCAATTTCATCAAATATTTATGGCACCTATCAACATCTAATTTAGGACCACGTATTTTAACAACATCATCTTTTTCATTTGGCCCGGGTATT
The window above is part of the Cotesia glomerata isolate CgM1 unplaced genomic scaffold, MPM_Cglom_v2.3 scaffold_225, whole genome shotgun sequence genome. Proteins encoded here:
- the LOC123274118 gene encoding vigilin: MQQQLVMEEGTAYEPPTYDETFPELPGSCNHTTISNQLPVNNSMRVGSKTVTTVFHVPLEERKLDHSDKFGEGESMRTCQAIMKETNARIEISSSKSQTLSFVLSGVQSQVLEARRRILATFQTQASKQISIPKEHHRWILGKQRQRLNELEKNTATKINVPSVDVQSDIIVITGTKEGIEKAEHEIKVISDEQSRKAFERIVVPKIYHPFIRAFKDNTIGMNANTSLRINIPPASVQNDEITIAGEKESVVAAKKKIESIYRDVEQRYSSVSVEVPKSQHKYVMGPRNTTITEILQLTGVSVEMPSPDSSTGTITLRGPQEKLGQALDKVYEKANSVRTATVEAPSWIHKYIIGRKGSNIKKITEDLPKVNVDFAENDNKIKIEGPPEEVEKVREQVEAHAQDLINKLTFVELKVDPRYFKHIIGKNGSKVNRLKEETNVFINIFEKDGQNIIRIEGNQAGVTEAEAKLMKTVNKLENEKEKDVIIDHRHYASVIGKKGFNIKEIREKFNNVQITIPGPNEKDDVVKIRGPKLDVDRCHKYLMKLAKELDENSYSIEVPIYKQFHKFIIGRGGMNIRKIREETQTKIELPSEGSADEVIVITGKKENVEMARDMIKKIQNEMSNVVEEEVIIPPKYYNFLIGTGGKIIHSIMEDCGGVTIKFPTAESKSDKVIIRGVKEDVEKAKQQLLEQTNEKQLMSFSDTVRAKTIYHRFIIGRQGANIKKIRESTGARVVFPTDKDEDPEIITIIGKKEAVEKAKAELESTIKEIGNIVEDEITIDPKHHKYFVARRGGVLARIADECGGLQISFPRAGVDSDRVILKGSKECIEAAQQRMREIVHELESKITIECIIPQVHHRTVMGSKGSKVQMVTSEYDVQIKFPEREQINHDEQSLQEPQHEQQINGDKNEETEMNHNPPPCDIIRITGQPENVEKAKKALLDLVPITVQVDVPFDLHRLIIGKSGRDVRVLMSKYDVHINMSPADQKRDYIEICGAPANIEEAKQAILERVEDLEAKRQERALKSYELKFEVSPEFHPKLIGRGGVVIKKIRTDFDVQVDFPKKGDPEENIITITGFEKNTHEAKEEILKIVNGLTKEEIKIDSAVHSRFIGARGKNIRRIMEDYKVEIKFPRKTDSDPDLVVIIGSEENVTDAREHLLNLEYEYLQDLEDRERTKSIRGGKHESDRPLGSNESDSGFVVKGGPWEQQQLSQQPRNAPDTASVADFPTFVGHDSNQVSVATPEGPWGKRRDVLANSLK